The proteins below are encoded in one region of Anoplopoma fimbria isolate UVic2021 breed Golden Eagle Sablefish chromosome 19, Afim_UVic_2022, whole genome shotgun sequence:
- the zgc:153031 gene encoding zgc:153031: MNGDKVQKKPVRLIAAACNGRGIGKDGQMPWDLPSEFQYFRNHVLGVSRPGRMNLMVWGKLCWQSAPKTDFPLPNVLHAVLSTTLETVPDHAHFLCQDLESAVRLAAQPPLADLIETIWIVGGTQVYEDGLKHPWCDLVYLTDVMADFDCDVFFPEFDRELFKKQEGFPDVPSGIQEEKGIKYKFQVFKKVTGDAV, translated from the exons ATGAACGGGGATAAAGTGCAGAAGAAGCCTGTTCGCCTCATTGCGGCGGCCTGCAACGGAAGGGGCATCGGGAAGGACGGACAAATGCCCTGGGATTTACC ATCTGAATTCCAGTACTTTAGGAACCATGTCTTGGGGGTGTCGAGACCAG GAAGGATGAACCTGATGGTTTGGGGAAAACTGTGCTGGCAATCCGCCCCGAAAACGGATTTCCCACTGCCCAATGTTCTGCATGCGGTGCTGAGCACAACACTGGA GACGGTTCCAGATCACGCACACTTCTTGTGTCAAGACTTAGAAAGTGCTGTCCGTTTGGCTGCACAGCCCCCACTTGCTGACTTGATTGAGACCATCTGGATTGTTGGAGGGACGCAGGTCTACGAG GATGGGCTGAAGCACCCGTGGTGTGACTTGGTTTACCTGACAGATGTCATGGCAGACTTTGACTGTGACGTTTTCTTCCCTGAGTTTGACAGAGaactctttaaaaaacaagaagg ATTTCCTGATGTACCGAGTGGGATTCAAGAGGAGAAGGGCATTAAATACAAATTCCAAGTATTCAAGAAAGTGACTGGTGACGCGGTGTAA
- the cry1b gene encoding cryptochrome-1b codes for MVVNTIHWFRKGLRLHDNPSLRDSIRDADTLRCVYILDPWFAGSSNVGINRWRFLLQCLEDLDASLRKLNSRLFVIRGQPTDVFPRIFKEWQINRLCYEYDSEPFGKERDAAIQKLASESGVEVMVRTAHTLYNLDKIIELNDGQSPLTYKRFQALINRMDAVELPAETITSEVIKKCATPISEDHDDKFSVPSLEELGFETEGLTTAVWPGGETEALMRLERHLERKAWVANFERPRMNANSLLASPTGLSPYLRFGCLSCRLFYFKLTDLYKKVKKNSTPPLSLYGQLLWREFFYTTATNNPCFDKMEGNPVCVQIPWDRNPEALAKWAEGRTGFPWIDAIMTQLRQEGWIHHLARHAVACFLTRGDLWVSWEEGMKVFEELLIDADWSVNAGSWMWLSCSSFFQQFFHCYCPVGFGRRTDPNGDYIRRYLPILRGFPAKYIYDPWNAPEEVQKAAKCIIGVHYPRPMVNHAEASRINIERMKQLYQQLSSYRGLGMLAAVPANPNNGANGSGVGGVNSGTSHGPGGSYEGLSTHAGTSRTERGNSTQKRRHEEAPPKSSSKSWRPSK; via the exons ATGGTTGTCAACACCATCCACTGGTTCAGGAAGGGACTACGGCTGCACGACAACCCGTCTCTAAGGGACTCCATCCGGGATGCGGACACCCTGCGCTGCGTTTACATCCTGGACCCCTGGTTTGCAGGGTCCTCCAATGTGGGCATCAACAGGTGGAG GTTTTTGTTGCAATGCTTAGAGGACTTGGATGCCAGCCTGCGCAAACTCAACTCACGCTTGTTTGTCATCAGAGGCCAGCCTACAGATGTCTTCCCTCGAATCTTTAAG GAATGGCAGATTAACCGTCTTTGTTACGAGTATGACTCTGAGCCGTTTGGCAAGGAACGTGATGCTGCCATCCAAAAACTAGCCAGCGAGTCTGGGGTGGAGGTCATGGTGCGGACTGCTCACACCCTCTACAATCTGGACAA GATCATAGAACTCAACGATGGTCAGTCTCCTCTTACGTACAAGCGCTTCCAGGCGCTCATCAACCGTATGGATGCTGTGGAGCTGCCTGCAGAGACAATCACATCCGAGGTCATCAAAAAATGTGCCACACCCATCAGCGAGGACCATGATGACAAGTTTTCGGTGCCCTCCCTGGAAGAGCTTg GTTTTGAGACAGAGGGCCTGACCACAGCAGTATGGCCAGGTGGAGAAACAGAAGCCCTCATGAGGCTAGAGCGGCATCTAGAAAGAAAG gcATGGGTTGCAAACTTTGAGCGTCCCCGTATGAACGCCAACTCCCTGCTGGCCAGTCCCACAGGCCTCAGCCCCTACCTGCGCTTTGGATGTCTCTCCTGTCGGCTCTTCTACTTCAAACTTACTGATCTTTACAAGAAG GTCAAGAAAAACAGCACCCCACCACTTTCTTTGTATGGCCAGCTGTTGTGGAGGGAGTTCTTCTATACGACTGCCACCAACAACCCCTGCTTTGACAAGATGGAGGGAAACCCTGTTTGTGTACAGATCCCCTGGGACCGAAACCCAGAGGCGCTGGCCAAGTGGGCAGAGGGACGGACAGGCTTTCCCTGGATAGACGCCATTATGACCCAGCTGAGGCAGGAGGGGTGGATCCATCATTTGGCGAGGCATGCTGTGGCCTGCTTCCTCACCAGGGGAGACCTCTGGGTCAGCTGGGAGGAAGGCATGAAG GTGTTTGAAGAGCTGCTCATAGATGCTGACTGGAGTGTAAATGCTGGCAGCTGGATGTGGCTTTCTTGCAGTTCATTTTTCCAGCAGTTCTTCCACTGCTACTGCCCTGTGGGATTTGGAAGACGCACAGACCCCAATGGGGACTACATACG GCGTTATTTGCCCATATTGAGAGGTTTTCCAGCCAAATACATCTATGATCCTTGGAATGCCCCAGAGGAAGTACAGAAGGCAGCCAAGTGTATCATTGGAGTCCACTACCCAAGGCCCATGGTGAACCATGCTGAGGCCAGCCGCATCAACATAGAGCGCATGAAGCAACTTTACCAGCAGCTGTCCAGCTACAGAGGACTGG GCATGCTGGCAGCGGTACCTGCCAATCCCAACAACGGTGCAAACGGCAGTGGTGTCGGAGGAGTCAACTCAGGGACCAGTCACGGTCCGGGAGGGTCCTATGAAGGTCTCTCCACACATGCAGGAACATCTCGAACAG aAAGAGGTAATTCCACGCAGAAGCGACGGCATGAAGAAGCTCCACCCAAAAGCAGCTCTAAATCCTGGAGACCGAGCAAATAG